In Niveispirillum cyanobacteriorum, the following proteins share a genomic window:
- a CDS encoding DUF2282 domain-containing protein yields MSTSVRLTALTLGAAVAGALSLAAIAAPAHAAEGEKVKCYGVSKAGENDCANKAAGHSCATQSKVDYSGQDFKAMTKEACEAAGGSMTAFDGTNTKAKK; encoded by the coding sequence ATGTCGACTTCCGTCCGCCTGACCGCCCTGACCCTTGGTGCCGCCGTCGCCGGTGCCCTGTCGCTGGCCGCCATCGCCGCCCCGGCCCATGCCGCCGAGGGGGAGAAGGTGAAGTGCTATGGCGTGTCCAAGGCCGGCGAGAATGACTGCGCCAACAAGGCCGCCGGTCATTCCTGCGCCACCCAGTCCAAGGTCGATTACAGCGGCCAGGATTTCAAGGCCATGACCAAGGAAGCCTGTGAAGCCGCTGGCGGCAGCATGACCGCCTTCGACGGCACCAACACCAAGGCCAAGAAGTAA
- a CDS encoding type II toxin-antitoxin system Phd/YefM family antitoxin — MDSVNLADVASNLTRLIERAEAGEEIIIYRAGRPVARLMPPVAGAAASPTPKPKRQLGVLAGQGYWIGDDFDDPLPEEMERAFRGEGT; from the coding sequence ATGGACAGCGTGAACCTCGCCGATGTCGCCAGCAACCTGACCCGCCTGATCGAACGGGCCGAGGCGGGGGAGGAGATCATCATCTACCGCGCCGGTCGTCCCGTGGCCCGGCTGATGCCTCCGGTGGCGGGGGCAGCGGCATCTCCAACGCCAAAGCCAAAGAGGCAACTTGGGGTCCTGGCCGGGCAAGGCTACTGGATCGGCGATGACTTCGATGATCCCTTGCCGGAGGAGATGGAACGGGCGTTCCGGGGGGAAGGTACGTGA
- the gloB gene encoding hydroxyacylglutathione hydrolase, with protein sequence MVEVHVVPALTDNYIHILHDAAHGITAVVDPGEAGPVRAFLTDRGWRLTHILATHHHGDHIGGINDLRADSHAMLIGPKAEMERIPEMDATYGDGDSFTLGSQTVRVFDTPGHTRGHCAFFCEEARLLFSGDTLFSLGCGRLFEGTAAQMWDSLLKLRALPPETRIYCGHEYTASNARFALSIDPDNLPLKARAEQVAALRAKGLPSIPARLSDELAANPFLRADDPLLAAHFGLTGAPHASIFAAIRKAKDDFRG encoded by the coding sequence ATGGTTGAAGTGCATGTCGTTCCGGCACTGACCGACAATTACATTCACATCCTGCATGACGCGGCCCATGGCATTACCGCCGTGGTGGATCCGGGTGAGGCGGGGCCGGTGCGCGCCTTTCTGACCGACCGCGGCTGGCGGCTGACCCATATTCTGGCCACCCACCATCATGGGGACCATATCGGCGGCATCAACGACCTGCGCGCCGACAGCCACGCGATGTTGATCGGGCCTAAGGCGGAGATGGAGCGCATCCCCGAAATGGACGCCACTTACGGCGATGGCGACAGCTTCACCCTGGGCAGCCAGACCGTCCGCGTCTTTGACACGCCGGGCCATACGCGCGGCCATTGCGCCTTTTTCTGTGAGGAGGCGCGGCTGCTGTTCAGCGGCGATACCCTGTTCTCGCTCGGCTGCGGGCGCCTGTTCGAAGGGACGGCAGCCCAGATGTGGGACAGCCTGTTGAAACTGCGGGCCTTGCCGCCCGAAACCCGAATTTACTGTGGCCATGAATATACGGCCAGCAATGCCCGGTTCGCGCTGTCCATCGACCCGGACAATCTGCCCCTGAAAGCCAGGGCGGAGCAGGTGGCAGCGTTGCGGGCCAAGGGCCTTCCCTCCATTCCCGCCCGCCTGTCGGATGAGTTGGCGGCCAATCCCTTCCTGCGCGCCGATGACCCGTTGCTGGCCGCCCATTTCGGCCTGACCGGCGCGCCGCATGCCAGCATCTTCGCCGCCATCCGCAAGGCGAAGGATGATTTCCGGGGCTGA
- a CDS encoding DUF692 domain-containing protein, translated as MRPPAHPPTIPGLADTAGVGLRHLHVPDFLTAAQPVGWLEVHAENYLVPGGPRLAQLERLRQDYPISFHSVALSLGAADGVDGEHLARLKALYARFEPAMVSDHLAWTGLAGTHVPDLLPLPLTTETLDIVAGNVQRVQDALGRRLLVENPSVYLRFQEDQMEEGEFLAALVARTGCGLLLDLNNLYVSARNRGQDAARLLRHFPGDAVGEIHLAGHASLDVDGATLLIDDHGSAVPDPVWALYDLATRQFGPRPTLVEWDTALPPLPVLLAQAAKADAVRGAASC; from the coding sequence ATGCGCCCCCCGGCCCATCCCCCCACCATCCCAGGCCTGGCCGATACGGCCGGCGTCGGGCTTCGGCACCTGCATGTGCCGGATTTTCTGACGGCGGCGCAGCCGGTCGGGTGGCTGGAGGTGCATGCGGAAAACTATCTGGTGCCCGGCGGTCCGCGTCTGGCGCAGCTGGAAAGGCTGCGTCAGGACTATCCCATCTCCTTCCATTCGGTGGCCCTGTCATTGGGTGCTGCTGATGGCGTGGATGGAGAGCATCTGGCCCGGCTGAAGGCGCTTTATGCGCGGTTTGAGCCGGCGATGGTGTCGGATCATCTGGCCTGGACCGGTCTGGCCGGTACGCATGTGCCCGACCTTCTGCCCCTGCCGCTGACGACGGAGACATTGGACATCGTCGCCGGCAATGTACAGCGGGTGCAGGATGCGCTGGGCCGGCGTCTGCTGGTGGAAAACCCGTCCGTCTATCTGCGGTTCCAGGAGGACCAGATGGAGGAGGGGGAGTTCCTGGCGGCGCTGGTGGCCCGCACGGGATGCGGCCTGCTGCTGGACCTCAACAATCTCTATGTCTCGGCCCGCAACCGGGGGCAGGACGCGGCACGGCTGCTGCGGCACTTTCCCGGCGATGCGGTCGGGGAAATCCATCTTGCCGGCCATGCCAGCCTGGATGTGGATGGCGCCACCCTGCTGATTGATGATCATGGCAGCGCCGTACCGGACCCGGTCTGGGCCCTGTATGACCTTGCCACCCGTCAGTTTGGGCCACGCCCTACCCTGGTGGAATGGGATACGGCCCTGCCACCGCTGCCGGTGCTGCTGGCCCAGGCGGCAAAGGCGGATGCGGTGCGGGGGGCGGCCTCATGCTGA
- a CDS encoding alpha/beta hydrolase, protein MRFVWFLTAALLFTVQGAAAQESLPAYQVERTSVHTVTSAQNGRTYDLYVKLPPGYADPKNVGRRYGVLYLTDGDYTFQVASGITRLAHSQKRLDEFILVGLPTAKGENGMESRRRDLTPWADPDLPSPSGGAQAYLDFLVKEAMPLVEKTYRIDPARRTLVGQSYGGLFGLWVLFTQPQHFSSYILTSPSIWYKDYALRTLEADYAKGHKDLRASVYMTTGSFEAAKPGDKRYNQRRDMVADQQDMAKHLRARKYPGLQVMSEVSQGTYHETTFPVGLIQGMQWLYPAP, encoded by the coding sequence ATGCGTTTTGTCTGGTTTCTGACCGCCGCCCTGCTGTTCACCGTTCAGGGCGCCGCCGCCCAGGAAAGCCTTCCCGCCTATCAGGTGGAACGGACCAGCGTCCATACCGTGACTTCGGCGCAGAATGGCCGGACTTACGATCTCTATGTGAAGCTGCCACCGGGCTATGCGGACCCGAAGAATGTGGGCCGGCGCTATGGTGTGCTGTACCTGACCGATGGCGATTACACGTTCCAGGTGGCGTCCGGCATCACGCGGCTGGCCCACAGCCAGAAGCGGCTGGATGAGTTTATCCTGGTTGGTCTGCCCACGGCCAAGGGCGAGAATGGCATGGAGAGCCGCCGCCGCGATCTGACGCCCTGGGCCGATCCGGACCTGCCCAGCCCGTCGGGTGGTGCGCAGGCCTATCTTGACTTCCTGGTGAAGGAGGCGATGCCGTTGGTTGAGAAGACCTACCGCATCGATCCTGCCCGCCGCACCCTGGTGGGCCAATCCTATGGCGGGCTGTTCGGGCTGTGGGTGCTGTTCACCCAGCCGCAGCATTTCAGCAGCTATATCCTGACCAGCCCGTCCATCTGGTATAAGGATTATGCCCTGCGCACGCTGGAGGCGGATTATGCCAAGGGGCACAAGGACCTGAGGGCCAGTGTCTACATGACCACCGGGTCGTTCGAGGCGGCTAAGCCCGGCGATAAACGCTATAATCAACGTCGCGATATGGTGGCCGATCAGCAGGATATGGCCAAGCATCTGCGGGCGCGCAAATATCCGGGGTTACAGGTCATGTCAGAGGTGTCCCAGGGCACCTATCATGAAACCACCTTCCCCGTGGGCCTGATCCAGGGGATGCAATGGCTCTACCCGGCGCCCTGA
- a CDS encoding glutathione S-transferase N-terminal domain-containing protein has product MKLRYSQTSPFVRKVLMAAHEVGLADRIDLSPIDVWSPDSPIVRENPLSKIPTLLTDDGMVLFDSPVIVEYLDSLHDGTKLIPATGAARWLALRQQAMADGICDAAVLRRMEALRPASLRSAEWDSRQRAAIFRALDRLEVEAGDLPDPAAPTVGGLAVLSAMGYMDFRFAHEPWRPGRPSLAQWFETASKRHSFLNTLPPTE; this is encoded by the coding sequence ATGAAGCTGCGTTACAGCCAGACCTCTCCCTTCGTGCGCAAGGTGTTGATGGCGGCGCATGAGGTTGGATTGGCCGACCGGATCGACCTGTCGCCGATTGATGTTTGGTCACCTGACAGCCCGATCGTGCGCGAGAACCCCTTGTCCAAGATCCCCACATTGCTGACCGATGACGGCATGGTGCTGTTCGACAGTCCCGTCATCGTCGAGTATCTGGACAGCCTGCATGACGGCACCAAGCTGATCCCTGCCACCGGTGCCGCCCGCTGGCTGGCCCTGCGGCAGCAGGCTATGGCCGACGGGATCTGCGATGCGGCCGTACTGCGCCGGATGGAGGCGCTGCGCCCCGCCTCCCTGCGGTCCGCCGAATGGGACAGCCGGCAGCGCGCCGCCATCTTCCGTGCCCTCGACCGGCTGGAGGTGGAAGCCGGCGACCTGCCCGACCCAGCAGCACCAACGGTCGGCGGTCTGGCCGTGCTATCTGCCATGGGATACATGGATTTCCGCTTCGCCCATGAACCCTGGCGTCCGGGCCGGCCATCACTGGCACAGTGGTTTGAAACGGCCTCGAAACGACACAGCTTCTTGAATACCCTTCCGCCAACGGAATGA
- a CDS encoding type II toxin-antitoxin system VapC family toxin: MLDTHVFIWSALSPDRLPAHIIDAICSGDNDIIISTASIWEIAIKVKTGRLAFPLGLLPEILHRMDMQLLDIHLDHVLEAGNLPLHHNDPFDRMLIAQARMEALLLVTADAMIPTYAVKTLSARA, encoded by the coding sequence TTGCTCGACACGCATGTATTCATCTGGTCGGCACTGTCTCCAGACCGGCTCCCCGCCCATATCATTGACGCAATCTGCTCGGGCGACAATGACATCATCATCAGCACCGCCAGCATCTGGGAAATCGCGATCAAGGTGAAAACCGGACGTCTGGCCTTCCCTCTGGGCCTGCTGCCCGAGATTCTGCATCGTATGGATATGCAACTACTGGATATCCATCTTGACCATGTTCTGGAGGCGGGAAACCTCCCGCTTCACCACAACGACCCGTTCGACCGCATGTTGATTGCACAGGCCAGGATGGAGGCTTTGCTGCTGGTGACGGCAGATGCGATGATCCCAACCTACGCGGTGAAGACCCTGTCGGCGCGGGCGTGA
- the rpe gene encoding ribulose-phosphate 3-epimerase, which translates to MMTKPVKIAPSILSADFARLGEEVRAIDAAGADYIHIDVMDGHFVPNITIGPGVVKALRPHTAKVFDVHLMIAPVDNFIQAFADAGADIISFHPEAGAHPHRTVQLIRSLGKKPGIVLNPHTPLSMVDYLLADLDLVLVMSVNPGFGGQSFISSQLDKIAELRRRINAVSDAQGGRQIDLEVDGGVNIETAKQCIAVGADVLVAGTATFVGGPSAYETNMRALRGQNG; encoded by the coding sequence ATGATGACCAAGCCCGTCAAGATCGCCCCGTCCATCCTGTCCGCCGACTTTGCCCGCCTGGGTGAGGAGGTGCGCGCCATCGACGCAGCCGGTGCGGATTACATCCATATCGATGTCATGGACGGGCATTTCGTGCCCAACATCACCATCGGTCCCGGTGTCGTGAAGGCCCTGCGCCCGCACACGGCAAAGGTCTTCGACGTGCATCTGATGATCGCGCCCGTCGATAACTTCATCCAGGCCTTTGCCGATGCCGGCGCGGATATCATCAGCTTCCATCCCGAGGCTGGTGCGCACCCGCACCGCACGGTGCAGCTGATCCGGTCCCTGGGCAAGAAGCCGGGTATCGTGTTGAACCCGCACACGCCGTTGTCGATGGTGGATTACCTTCTGGCCGACCTGGATCTGGTGCTGGTCATGTCGGTCAATCCCGGCTTTGGCGGGCAGAGCTTCATTTCGTCCCAGTTGGACAAGATCGCGGAGCTGCGCCGCCGCATCAATGCCGTGTCCGACGCCCAGGGCGGTCGGCAGATCGATCTTGAGGTTGATGGCGGCGTGAATATTGAGACGGCGAAGCAATGCATTGCGGTGGGTGCCGATGTTCTGGTGGCCGGCACGGCGACCTTTGTCGGCGGGCCGTCGGCCTATGAAACCAATATGCGCGCGCTGCGCGGCCAGAACGGTTGA
- a CDS encoding NrsF family protein encodes MADVSHLIDRLSAEGTPARRLPPPVLRLLRWAILSIGLMLLATTWHGVRGDLSLVVTRVDWLAEQGLALVTALLAGFAAISFSVPGRRGWERMIWLPAALFWMLVLWESGHQDAAAHDMPELVHLFCPWCFPVISIGSALFLAADMRRAAPVAPVRMMALLLIAGGGMAVFGERMIHDDLDAPLLVAIQVVAIVMLGAMLAPLGRVLFRWRQGDRSGS; translated from the coding sequence ATGGCTGATGTAAGCCACCTGATCGACCGGTTGAGCGCGGAGGGGACCCCTGCCCGCCGTCTGCCGCCGCCGGTTCTGCGGCTGCTGCGCTGGGCCATCCTGTCCATCGGATTGATGCTGCTGGCCACCACCTGGCATGGGGTGCGCGGAGACTTGTCGCTGGTGGTGACGCGGGTTGACTGGTTGGCGGAACAGGGATTGGCGTTGGTGACGGCGCTGCTGGCCGGGTTCGCGGCCATTTCCTTTTCCGTGCCGGGACGGCGGGGGTGGGAGCGGATGATCTGGCTGCCGGCAGCCCTGTTCTGGATGCTGGTCCTGTGGGAAAGCGGGCATCAGGATGCGGCGGCGCATGACATGCCGGAATTGGTGCATCTGTTCTGCCCCTGGTGCTTTCCTGTCATTTCCATCGGGTCGGCCCTGTTCCTGGCCGCCGACATGCGCCGCGCGGCCCCGGTGGCACCGGTACGCATGATGGCGCTGCTGCTGATCGCTGGGGGCGGCATGGCGGTGTTCGGGGAGCGGATGATCCATGACGATCTGGATGCCCCCCTGTTGGTGGCGATCCAGGTTGTGGCCATCGTCATGCTTGGTGCCATGCTGGCGCCGCTGGGCCGCGTGCTGTTCCGCTGGCGCCAGGGGGACAGGTCAGGCTCCTGA
- a CDS encoding DoxX family protein — protein sequence MIRSTLRLLVDPGPTVGAALPVRWGGAVLLLLGRLWLAWPFATAGWHRVFTWDSQAFLFTDVHPVPFLPAVIAAPLTTGAEIVLSLLLALGLAGRVGAAGLAVMSAVLFLVIGRTPEGIENGIAIAAEQIPWIMVGLVLFLTGPGLLSLDAALRGLWRRLLDPVLTAR from the coding sequence ATGATCCGCTCAACGCTGCGCCTTCTGGTCGATCCGGGCCCCACCGTCGGGGCGGCATTGCCCGTGCGCTGGGGCGGTGCGGTGCTCCTGCTGCTGGGGCGCCTCTGGCTGGCCTGGCCGTTCGCCACCGCCGGCTGGCACCGCGTCTTCACATGGGACAGCCAGGCTTTCCTGTTCACCGATGTCCATCCGGTGCCCTTTCTGCCGGCGGTTATCGCGGCACCGCTGACCACAGGGGCGGAGATTGTGCTTAGCCTCCTGCTGGCGCTTGGGCTGGCGGGCCGTGTCGGGGCGGCGGGGCTGGCGGTGATGTCGGCGGTGCTGTTCCTGGTGATCGGCCGCACGCCGGAGGGGATTGAGAATGGTATCGCCATTGCGGCGGAACAGATTCCATGGATCATGGTGGGGCTGGTCCTGTTCCTGACGGGGCCGGGGCTGTTGTCGCTGGATGCGGCCTTGCGTGGCCTGTGGCGACGTCTGCTTGATCCTGTCCTGACTGCGAGGTGA
- a CDS encoding putative DNA-binding domain-containing protein, translating to MLIDLQRAILGACYGDAAEFARALPFLRPAAVPADKALFIHTATVTASLTGVLAQAYPSVERAMGTDAFAEAAKRHLRAHPPGQAMLSAYGKGFGADLAGELPVLAAADWAAHCAYFAADADPVGPAALAPYVPDALARLRLPLVLSSSLVAGPLSVLSPWWEGRADIKGVAAPLPLVGPEAVALIWRGPDLLVLATLLPPDAGGFVQALSEGADLLTAAGHLRDAGALSPLLALLLGQGLIAAVTDGEQP from the coding sequence ATGCTGATCGATCTGCAACGCGCCATTCTGGGGGCCTGTTATGGCGATGCTGCGGAGTTTGCCCGCGCGCTGCCCTTTCTGCGCCCTGCCGCCGTGCCGGCCGACAAGGCCTTGTTCATCCACACCGCCACCGTCACGGCTTCCCTGACTGGTGTCCTGGCCCAAGCCTATCCCAGTGTGGAGCGGGCCATGGGGACGGATGCCTTCGCGGAGGCGGCGAAACGCCATCTGCGGGCCCACCCGCCGGGACAGGCTATGCTGTCGGCCTATGGCAAAGGGTTCGGGGCGGATTTGGCGGGGGAGTTACCCGTGCTAGCCGCTGCCGATTGGGCTGCGCATTGTGCCTATTTCGCTGCTGATGCCGATCCAGTAGGGCCAGCAGCGTTAGCGCCTTACGTCCCCGATGCGCTGGCCCGCTTGCGTCTGCCGCTGGTGCTGTCCTCTTCGCTGGTGGCCGGACCATTGTCCGTCCTGAGCCCATGGTGGGAGGGGCGGGCGGATATCAAGGGAGTGGCCGCACCCCTGCCGCTCGTCGGGCCGGAGGCAGTGGCGCTGATCTGGCGTGGGCCGGACCTGCTGGTCTTGGCGACATTGCTGCCGCCCGATGCCGGCGGCTTTGTCCAGGCCCTGTCCGAGGGGGCCGATCTTCTGACGGCGGCCGGGCATCTGCGGGATGCCGGCGCGCTTTCCCCGCTGTTGGCGCTGTTGCTCGGCCAAGGGCTGATCGCCGCCGTAACCGATGGTGAGCAACCATGA
- a CDS encoding heparinase II/III family protein, whose translation MAHKRFKPGSGGWYRATGLYQMMALSGPAPRQLSLVPPDPWPGDAHHGQDLLNNRFRFAGQGFSGEMPPWLEPTASAPWLAEMHGFDWLRHLRATGGDAARRQARVLVSHWLDMFGKRWHPVAWAPDVLATRVTAWIGQHDFFLASADDQLRARVFDSLARQVRFLEHTVPGRLKGAALLGTLKGMVYGGMCLSGLSRATDRARALLNRELPKQVLPDGGHVEHSPAAQLLVLRHLIDIRGCYRAGREDVPEAVQHAIDRMTPTLRFFRHGDGGLALFNGAQEGEAVLIDTVLGQADARGRPLKSTPHIGFERITAGRTCILMDTGLPPAPGLDEHAHAGTLSFEMSIGRERLIVNCGAHPGDQGPWRAALAATAAHSTLTIDDTNSSGVNDDGGLSRRPSNVHVDRQDGDAGTLVDAYHDGYGDRGSLIHFRRLFLAESGEDLRGQDRLAGSASHEFAVRFHLHPSVRVATLEDEAALLLRLPSGALWKFRASGAEIETTDSIYLGQGADPRATTQIVLRGTTQPGETLVKWGLRREGSDIDS comes from the coding sequence ATGGCGCATAAAAGGTTCAAGCCGGGGTCGGGCGGCTGGTACCGTGCGACCGGCCTGTACCAGATGATGGCCCTGTCGGGGCCGGCGCCCAGGCAATTGTCGCTGGTCCCGCCCGATCCCTGGCCTGGCGATGCCCATCATGGGCAGGATCTGCTGAATAACCGTTTCCGGTTCGCCGGACAGGGTTTTTCGGGCGAGATGCCGCCCTGGCTCGAACCGACGGCGTCGGCCCCCTGGCTGGCGGAAATGCATGGTTTCGACTGGCTGCGCCATCTGCGCGCCACCGGCGGTGATGCGGCCCGGCGGCAGGCCCGCGTACTGGTCAGCCATTGGCTGGATATGTTCGGCAAGCGTTGGCACCCCGTGGCCTGGGCGCCCGATGTGCTGGCCACCCGCGTCACGGCCTGGATCGGCCAGCATGATTTCTTTCTGGCCAGTGCAGACGACCAACTGCGCGCCCGCGTGTTCGACAGTCTGGCCCGTCAGGTCCGGTTTCTGGAACATACGGTTCCGGGCCGGTTGAAGGGTGCTGCCCTGCTGGGCACGCTGAAAGGCATGGTCTATGGCGGCATGTGCCTGTCGGGCCTGTCGCGTGCCACCGATCGGGCCCGCGCCCTGCTGAACCGGGAACTGCCGAAGCAGGTGCTGCCCGATGGCGGCCATGTCGAACATTCGCCAGCGGCCCAGCTTCTGGTGCTGCGTCATCTGATTGATATTCGCGGTTGTTACCGCGCGGGGCGCGAGGATGTGCCCGAGGCGGTGCAACACGCCATCGACCGCATGACCCCCACCCTGCGCTTCTTCCGCCATGGCGACGGGGGCCTTGCCCTGTTCAACGGCGCGCAGGAAGGCGAGGCGGTGTTGATCGACACTGTCTTGGGCCAGGCCGACGCGCGCGGTCGCCCACTTAAATCCACCCCCCATATCGGGTTTGAACGCATTACGGCGGGCCGCACCTGTATTCTGATGGATACGGGCCTGCCGCCGGCCCCGGGCCTGGATGAACATGCGCATGCCGGCACCCTGTCGTTTGAGATGAGCATCGGGCGTGAACGCCTGATCGTGAATTGCGGGGCGCATCCGGGGGATCAGGGGCCATGGCGCGCGGCCCTGGCGGCCACGGCGGCGCATTCCACGCTGACCATCGATGACACCAATTCCAGTGGCGTGAATGATGATGGGGGCTTGTCCCGGCGCCCCTCCAATGTCCATGTCGACCGCCAGGATGGCGATGCCGGCACCCTGGTCGATGCCTATCATGACGGCTACGGTGACCGGGGCAGTCTTATTCATTTCCGCCGACTGTTCCTGGCAGAAAGCGGGGAAGATCTGCGCGGCCAGGATCGGTTGGCCGGTTCTGCCAGTCATGAGTTTGCTGTCCGCTTCCACCTGCATCCCAGTGTGCGTGTTGCCACGCTGGAGGATGAGGCGGCCCTGCTGCTGCGCCTGCCATCGGGTGCCTTGTGGAAGTTCCGGGCCAGCGGGGCGGAGATCGAGACCACCGATAGCATCTATCTGGGGCAGGGCGCCGATCCCCGTGCGACCACCCAGATCGTGCTGCGTGGCACCACGCAGCCGGGGGAAACCCTGGTCAAATGGGGCTTGCGCCGCGAGGGCAGCGATATCGACAGTTAA
- a CDS encoding cupin domain-containing protein, producing the protein MNHLTPRQIIDLLGMRPHPEGGHYVETFRARAPDGGRAAHTAIYFLLQAGEYSHWHRVLDADEIWHFHAGAPLVLTMSPNGHDASAHHLGSDLAAGHRPQIIVPAGHWQTAVSLGAWTLVGCTVVPGFEFAKFELAPPDWRPTPRKPSGA; encoded by the coding sequence ATGAACCATCTGACGCCAAGGCAGATCATCGACCTGCTGGGCATGCGCCCGCATCCCGAAGGCGGTCATTATGTGGAAACTTTCCGCGCACGCGCCCCTGACGGCGGACGGGCAGCCCATACGGCCATCTATTTCCTGTTGCAGGCGGGGGAATATTCTCACTGGCACCGGGTACTGGATGCCGATGAGATCTGGCATTTCCATGCCGGCGCGCCGCTGGTCCTGACCATGTCGCCCAACGGCCATGATGCCTCGGCCCACCATCTGGGCAGTGATCTGGCCGCTGGTCACCGGCCCCAGATCATCGTGCCCGCCGGCCATTGGCAGACGGCGGTCAGCCTGGGGGCCTGGACGCTTGTGGGATGCACCGTGGTGCCGGGCTTTGAATTCGCGAAGTTTGAGCTGGCCCCGCCCGACTGGCGGCCAACCCCACGGAAACCGTCAGGAGCCTGA
- a CDS encoding sigma-70 family RNA polymerase sigma factor: protein MTDKDSDLGRLLTAAQEGDRVAYGAFLRAAVPLVRAVGRGKLARPADLEDFVQDALLALHQALPTYQPGRPVGPWLGTIARNRLSDALRRTYRRRAVETEFDDGLADTVPQPEGDVPPSVNLGPLLSQLPERQRVAIDMLKVQGMSLKEASEASGVSVGALKVAVHRGIAGLRQLLRKDVDHG from the coding sequence GTGACGGACAAGGATTCGGATCTTGGCCGATTACTGACGGCCGCGCAGGAGGGCGACCGCGTCGCCTATGGCGCCTTTCTGCGCGCTGCCGTGCCCTTGGTTCGGGCGGTCGGACGGGGGAAGCTGGCCCGACCCGCCGATCTGGAGGATTTTGTGCAGGATGCGCTGCTGGCCCTGCACCAGGCCCTGCCGACCTATCAGCCGGGGCGCCCGGTGGGCCCCTGGCTGGGTACGATTGCACGCAACCGGCTGTCGGATGCCTTGCGCCGCACCTATCGCCGCCGGGCCGTGGAGACGGAGTTCGATGACGGTTTGGCCGACACCGTGCCGCAGCCGGAGGGTGATGTGCCGCCTAGTGTCAATCTGGGGCCGTTGCTGTCGCAACTGCCGGAGCGGCAGCGGGTGGCCATCGATATGCTGAAGGTTCAGGGCATGAGTTTGAAGGAAGCCTCCGAGGCCAGTGGCGTCAGCGTCGGGGCATTGAAAGTGGCCGTACATCGCGGCATCGCGGGGCTGCGGCAATTGTTGCGGAAGGATGTGGACCATGGCTGA